Within Actinoplanes sp. L3-i22, the genomic segment TCGCGGTGCGGTAGGCGTGCGCGTCGGCGGCGTACAGGTAGGCGTGGTAGTTGAAGTCCTCCTGCACCTGGATCACGTCGTAACCGCTGATCCGCTGGCCGATCGCGGTGGTCGCGGTGGCCCGGTCGGTTTCGGCACTGGACAGGATGTCGGGGAGTCCGGCAACATTATAGGAAAGAACCTTGAATGTTCCGGCTGCCACGGCGGTGGCAGCGGACGCGGGGGATGTGGGGACGGCGATCAGGGCGGCGGTCAGAGCCGCGATCGCGAGGGGGATGCGTGTCGTCAACACGACCGGGACGCTAGGCCCAGAACCGGCCAAACGGAATGTCGGTTACTCGCAAGTAGCATAATGTTCACGCTCACATCCGCGGGTGTTGACGAAGAATTGGAAACCCGCACGAAGGCTGATCCGCGATCTTGCCCCCACTGCATCGCGGAGTCCCCATGCCCCCGATCTCCCGCCGGACCGTGCTGAAGGCGTCCGCCGCCGGCCTCGTCGCCACCCAGTTCCGCGTCGCGCCGGCGTTCGCGGCCGCCACGACGACCGATTTCGTCGACGCGTACCAGACCAACGTGATCGCGAACCTGACCGCCGACACCAACGCCGCGGTCCGGATCCTCTCCGGCTTCCAGAAGGTCTGGTCCACCGGCACCGCCTGGAACACCGGCACCGTGCTCGACCAGGCGTTCCTGCGCGCCAACATCAGGTACGCGGTGCAGGTCACCACGCACCGCACCGACGCCGAGGCGGCCAAGGCGTTCCTCGTCGACCGGCAGCACCAGAGCTACTCGGTGATCGCCGGGCTGGGCCCGCTCGCCGACCTGTACAAGGCCGGCGCGCTCGCCGTCACCAGCATCACCTCGGCGCCGGCCACCACCCCGGCCACCACGATCAGCGACAGTGTCCCGGCCGGCGCGCCGGTCGGCGCGGCGAACGGCGCCGGCTCCACCACCTCGGCGCTGGGTAAGGTCGCCACGCTGGTCAACACGCTGCGCGGCAACTACTCGTCGGGCAACCCGGCGAAGTACTCGTTCCAGTACCCGCGCCCGTGGCGGCTGACCGCCGACAGCACGGTCGTCGACACCGGCACGCTGGACGCGTTCGGCTTCCCGGTCTACGACTCCGCGGTGGTCGTCGCCCCGGCGCTGCTGCGCCAGCGGAGCACCAGCCCGACCGACGACGCCGGCTACGTCAGCGGCCACACGAACGCGCTGTTCCTGGCGTCGCTCGCCTACGCGTACGCGGTTCCGGAGCGCTTCCAGGAGATGATCACGACCGCCTACGACCTGGCGCACACCCGGATCGTGGCCGGCATGCACTCCCCCGCCGACGTGATCGGCGGCCGGATCCTGGCGACCGCGCTGGCCGCGGCGATCCTGCGGGACCCGGCGAACGCGACGCTCAAGGCCGAGGCACGCGCCCAGGCCCTCGCCTATTTCCAGACCCGGACCAAGACCCAGGACCTCTTCGCGTACGTCCACAATCCCGCCGACCGCAAGGTCAACGCGACAGTCGTGCGGCACAAGCACACGTACGACCTCCCGGCGCACGGCAAGCGCGTCCCGGTGACCGTGCCGGCCGGCGCCGAGGTGCTGCTGGAGACCCGGCTGCCGTACCTGGACGCCGCGCAGCGCCGCGAGGTGCTCCGGACCACCGGGCTGACCTCGGGCCACCCGATCCTGGACGGCCCGGAGCAGTGGGGCCGGCTGAACCTGTTCGCGGCCGCGGACGGCTACGGCGCGTTCGACGAGACGGTGGCGGTCACCCTCGACGCCGCCCAGGGCGGGTTCCACGCGGCCGACGCGTGGCGCAACGACATCGACGGCCGCGGCGGCCTGGTCAAGCTCGGCACCGGCGCGCTCACGCTGGCCGGCGACAACGACTACCGGGGCGGCACCACGCTCGCCCAGGGCACCCTGGTCGCGGAGTCCCCGACCGCGCTGGGCCACGGCGACGTGACGGTCACCGGCGGCACGCTGAGCCTGGCGGTGGACGGCGTGCGGATCCGCGGCGACTACCGGCAGAGCGCCGGTGTCCTGGCCGTCACCGTCGACCCGAAGGGCAAGACCGCCCTGACCGTCGAGGACGCCACGCTGGGCGCGAACGTGACCCTGTCGGTCACCGTCGACCCGGCCCGCAAGGGGCACTGCGACGAGCGGATCACCGTGCTCAAGGCGCACCGCCTGCGCGGGCGGTTCGCCGCGGTGGTGGTGACCACGCCGGGTTACCGGGCCGAGCTGGTGACGTCCGGGGACACGGTCGCGATTCGCCTCCGTACCGTTTAATCGTGTTTTGATCCTGGTTTGTGGGCGGTGCCGGCGAGCCCGGCACTGTCCATAAAGCTGAGTTGGCCTTGACAAACGTCGATACCCGGACCTTTCATGTGTCCGGGAGGTAACACATGACCATGCGCCGGAAGTGCGTCGCCGTGTTCGCCGCTGCACTCGCGATGGTCACCGCGCTGAGCGCGCCGGCCTCGGCGGCCCCGGCCGCGTGCGCCGCACCCACGCCCAGCACCACCCAGCCCGGCTACCTGGTGTTCGACCCGGCCTGTGACGTCTCCGGCGCCGCGTTCACCGCCCTCGCCGGCGCGCACGTCTACACCGGCATCCGGGACGGCGCGGCCTACCGCGTCGAGGTGCCCGGCAAATGGAACGGGAAGCTGGTCGTCTACGCGCACGGCTACCGCGGCACCGGCAACGTGGTCTACGTCGACAATCCCGCGCTGCGCGCGCACTACATCGCGACCGGGTACGCCTGGGCCGCCTCCAGCTACGCCACCAACGGGTACGACGTCGGCCAGGGCGTGCGCGACTCGTACGCGCTGATCGACACGTTCCGGCAGGTCACCGGCCACCGGGCGGGCTCGGTGATCATGAGTGGCGCGTCGATGGGCGGGCAGGTCACCGCCGTCGCGATCGAGCGGTTCCCGCGGGCGTTCGCCGCCGCGATGCCGTACTGCGGGGTCCTCGGCGACACCGCGCTCTACGACTACTTCCTCGACGCCAACGTGACCGCCGCCGCGCTCACCCACGTGAAGATCGACTTCCCGCTGACCCCGCCGGCCGACTACCCGGCCACCTGGCGGGCCCAGGTCGCCCAGATCACCGCCGGGCTCGGCGTCAAGGCGGGCAGCGCCCCGGTCCTCACCCCGGCCGGCAAGACCTGGTCGGACGCGGTCGAGCGGCGCAGCGGCGGCGAGCGGCCCGGGTTCGACTCGGCGTTCGCCTACTGGAACGCGGTGCCGTCGCTGGCCCCGCTCAACGACCTGCCGTTCCTGTTCGGCCTCTACCCCGGCCTGACCGGCGGCACCGGCGGGAAGGCGCCCGGCAACGTCACCGACAACCGGTTCACCTACTACCGGCTCTCCGACTCGCCGCTGCCGACCTTCGCCGAGCTGCGGCTCAACGCCGAGGTGCTGCGCGTCAAGCACACCGCGACCGCCGACCCGGGCCTGGCCGGCATCCCGAAGGTGAACGGCACCCCGTCGATCCCGGTGCTGTCCCTGCACGACGTCGGTGACCTGTTCGTCCCGTTCTCGATGGAGCAGGAGTACGCGCAGCGCGCCGCCCGCAACGGCCGCGCCGGCCTGTTCGTCTCCCGTGCGATCCGCGGCGTCGGCCACTGCGACTTCACCGAGGCCGAGCTGACCCAGGGCTTCGACGACCTGACGACGTGGCTGCGCACCGGCCACCGCCCGGCCGGCGACGCCATCCTGGACCGCCGCACGGTCGCCGACGACTCGTTCGGATGCCGCTTCACCAACGGCGCCCACCCGAACTACGCCGCCTCCCCGTGCCCCACCAAGACCACGACGCCCCCGCAGCCGCCCCGGATGTAATTCCGATTCCGATCACTTATCGGATCAGATACCTGCATATCTGAAATAGGTCCGACTGCTACCTGGCACATTGCCATCGGGCAATTGAACAATCGAATGAATGAATTCCATTCCAACGAGCCTCGCTGGGCACAATGACAGTCAGAGGCCGGGGGTGGAAATGACTGCTGATAATTCTGCCAGACCTGACGATCGCGCCAAGGACGTCGCGCGCCGGCTGCTTCCCGCGATCGTCGCGCTCGTCTTCACGGTGACCACGATCAGCACGTTTCTCGCGCCGGTCGTGCTCGCCCGGCTCTACACCGGCAACCAGGACTGGTCCCGGGTCAGTGACATCGGGCAGGCGTACGGCGCGGCCTCGGCGGTCATCTCGACGCTGGCCCTGGGCGGGGTGCTGGTCGGTCTCGTCGTGCAGTACCGGCAGTACGCCGCCGCGCGACTGCAGAGCCTGAAGGACAACACCAGGGACGTGGTCCGGATGGCGATGGAGGACCCGTTCCTTCAGCAGTGCTGGGGAGGCCGGATCGCGCCGCCGGGGATGGAGGAGCGCGCTTTCTCCTACTGCAACATGGTGATGAACGCGTGGAAGGCGGCCTGGGAGCTCAA encodes:
- a CDS encoding phosphatase PAP2 family protein codes for the protein MPPISRRTVLKASAAGLVATQFRVAPAFAAATTTDFVDAYQTNVIANLTADTNAAVRILSGFQKVWSTGTAWNTGTVLDQAFLRANIRYAVQVTTHRTDAEAAKAFLVDRQHQSYSVIAGLGPLADLYKAGALAVTSITSAPATTPATTISDSVPAGAPVGAANGAGSTTSALGKVATLVNTLRGNYSSGNPAKYSFQYPRPWRLTADSTVVDTGTLDAFGFPVYDSAVVVAPALLRQRSTSPTDDAGYVSGHTNALFLASLAYAYAVPERFQEMITTAYDLAHTRIVAGMHSPADVIGGRILATALAAAILRDPANATLKAEARAQALAYFQTRTKTQDLFAYVHNPADRKVNATVVRHKHTYDLPAHGKRVPVTVPAGAEVLLETRLPYLDAAQRREVLRTTGLTSGHPILDGPEQWGRLNLFAAADGYGAFDETVAVTLDAAQGGFHAADAWRNDIDGRGGLVKLGTGALTLAGDNDYRGGTTLAQGTLVAESPTALGHGDVTVTGGTLSLAVDGVRIRGDYRQSAGVLAVTVDPKGKTALTVEDATLGANVTLSVTVDPARKGHCDERITVLKAHRLRGRFAAVVVTTPGYRAELVTSGDTVAIRLRTV
- a CDS encoding DUF6082 family protein, coding for MNSIPTSLAGHNDSQRPGVEMTADNSARPDDRAKDVARRLLPAIVALVFTVTTISTFLAPVVLARLYTGNQDWSRVSDIGQAYGAASAVISTLALGGVLVGLVVQYRQYAAARLQSLKDNTRDVVRMAMEDPFLQQCWGGRIAPPGMEERAFSYCNMVMNAWKAAWELNDLSEAQARSYLANFFDSEVPREFWRMHGDWHLRVKPTNRRERFLAIVDEEYLRSVKAGPPSRPYETPAEIPPNRNVSRVRRT
- a CDS encoding S9 family peptidase, translated to MTMRRKCVAVFAAALAMVTALSAPASAAPAACAAPTPSTTQPGYLVFDPACDVSGAAFTALAGAHVYTGIRDGAAYRVEVPGKWNGKLVVYAHGYRGTGNVVYVDNPALRAHYIATGYAWAASSYATNGYDVGQGVRDSYALIDTFRQVTGHRAGSVIMSGASMGGQVTAVAIERFPRAFAAAMPYCGVLGDTALYDYFLDANVTAAALTHVKIDFPLTPPADYPATWRAQVAQITAGLGVKAGSAPVLTPAGKTWSDAVERRSGGERPGFDSAFAYWNAVPSLAPLNDLPFLFGLYPGLTGGTGGKAPGNVTDNRFTYYRLSDSPLPTFAELRLNAEVLRVKHTATADPGLAGIPKVNGTPSIPVLSLHDVGDLFVPFSMEQEYAQRAARNGRAGLFVSRAIRGVGHCDFTEAELTQGFDDLTTWLRTGHRPAGDAILDRRTVADDSFGCRFTNGAHPNYAASPCPTKTTTPPQPPRM